TTCCACCATCGTCTGGCGGACCTACGCACAGGCCGGCCTGGAGGAAATGGCTGCCAACTCCTCGGTTCCGGTCATCAACGCGCTGTCGGACGACTACCACCCGTGCCAGCTCCTGGCGGACCTGATGACCATCCGCGAGCACAAGGGCAGGCTCGCCGGCCTCACGCTGGCCTACCTCGGTGACTGCGCCAACAACATGGCCAACTCCTACCTGCTCGCCGGCGTGACAGCCGGAATGCACGTCCGGGTGGCCGGCCCTCTGGGCTACCTGCCCGATCCGCGGATTGTCGACGCCGCTGCGGCCCGTGCCGAGGAGACCGGCGGCTCGGTGACCATCACTACCGACGCCGTCGAAGCGGTGGACGGTGCCGACGTCGTCGCCACCGACACCTGGGTGTCCATGGGGCAGGAAGCCGAAAAGGCCGCCCGGCAGGAGCTGTTCCGCAGCTACGCCGTGGACGCCGACGCGATGGCGCAGGCGGCGGACGACGCCGTCGTGCTCCACTGCCTGCCCGCCTACCGCGGCTACGAAATCTCCGCCGATGTGCTCGACGGACCGCAGTCGGTGGTCTGGGACGAAGCGGAAAACCGGCTGCATGCGCAGAAGGCCCTGATGGTCTGGCTCATGGCGCAGTCCGGCCTCACTGGAATTCCGGAGGCACGGGCATGACCATGCCGGCAACGAAGACGGCGCGCCAGGCGCGCATCCGCACCCTCCTGACGGGTCTTTCCATCCGTTCCCAGGCCGAGCTCGCGGCACTGTTGGCCGACGACGGCGTGCAGGTTACGCAGGCGACGCTTTCCCGCGACCTGGTGGAACTCGGTGCCGTGCGCATGCGCGGCAAGGACGGTGCCCTGGTGTATGCCGTTCCGTCCGAGGGCGGGGAACGGGCGCCTAAATCCGGAGTCACGCAGGAAGTGCTGGATGCACGGCTGGCCCGGCTCTGCGGTGAACTGCTGGTTACCGCCGAGGCGTCTGCGAATATCGTGGTGCTGCGGACTCCGCCCGGAGCCGCGAACTTCCTGGCGCTGGCCATCGACCATTCCGTGCTGCCGTCGGTACTGGGCACCATCGCCGGCGACGACACGGTGATGATGGTGACCCGGGACCCCGAGGGCGGCCCCGACCTCGCGGCCCGTTTCCTGCGGATCGCCGACGAAGCCAGCAACAACGGCTCCGCACCCGAAAGCCGGATCCTGTAACCAGGTCCCGGCCCGCTGCACCACAACCCAAGACTTTCATCCTGAACCAACCAGCGGCCCCGTACGGGCCGCAACCAATGCAAGAGGAGCGAAATCCGTGAGCGAACGTATTGTTCTGGCCTATTCCGGTGGCCTGGATACGTCAGTAGCCATCGGCTGGATTGCCGAGGCAACCGGCGCTGAAGTTATTGCCGTTGCCGTAGATGTAGGACAGGGCGGCGAGTCCCTGGAAACCGTGCGCCAGCGAGCCCTGGACTGCGGCGCCGTGGAAGCCTACGTTGCCGATGCCCGCGAGGAATTC
This genomic stretch from Arthrobacter sp. zg-Y1110 harbors:
- a CDS encoding arginine repressor → MTMPATKTARQARIRTLLTGLSIRSQAELAALLADDGVQVTQATLSRDLVELGAVRMRGKDGALVYAVPSEGGERAPKSGVTQEVLDARLARLCGELLVTAEASANIVVLRTPPGAANFLALAIDHSVLPSVLGTIAGDDTVMMVTRDPEGGPDLAARFLRIADEASNNGSAPESRIL
- the argF gene encoding ornithine carbamoyltransferase, with product MTRHFLVDTDLTQAEQAEVLDLADALKKDRYKHQPFAGESTGRKTVAVIFDKTSTRTRVSFAAGISDLGGVPLIIGAGESQLGHKESVADTTKVLERMVSTIVWRTYAQAGLEEMAANSSVPVINALSDDYHPCQLLADLMTIREHKGRLAGLTLAYLGDCANNMANSYLLAGVTAGMHVRVAGPLGYLPDPRIVDAAAARAEETGGSVTITTDAVEAVDGADVVATDTWVSMGQEAEKAARQELFRSYAVDADAMAQAADDAVVLHCLPAYRGYEISADVLDGPQSVVWDEAENRLHAQKALMVWLMAQSGLTGIPEARA